The Cydia amplana chromosome 19, ilCydAmpl1.1, whole genome shotgun sequence genome includes a window with the following:
- the LOC134657075 gene encoding glucose dehydrogenase [FAD, quinone]-like, with amino-acid sequence MDGLISNVTAWCPSAFTGATGEVFAGAVAAVVAAHCAFVAEPWPEDSTPQIVDKPTELSYDFIVVGAGTAGSLVASRLSKHWSVLLLEAGGDPGLDSEVPAFLYNNQETVNDWNYKTEPDGTSCLGLRHERCTWSKGKGMGGSSSTNAMLYITGHHADYDNWKTLGNKGWGYEDLSTYFDKVEKKLNLNDYTFNTNPFYNIFEEAYKEPGVLPIDKLSNEAVIGTKITKLLTSNGKRLNTAKIFINESINLHIMKNAVVHKIIIDAESKITVGVEFQVANGKIMQINVRKEVILSAGSIGTPQILMLSGIGPKKHLEEKKINPIINLQVGQNLQDHIFFPIYLTIKETIPISPEAFNLFVMQYILTRTGPLSTIGVTDFMSFINTKHNSIPNVQFHHMYIPKNDQLMLKNYMNKTGYKAEVIEAVAKLNEDYELIGLYPTLLHPKSKGEVLLADNNPTSKPIIKPHYFKSPDDLKQLIEGVRFVPKLQNTNVFKALNAKLVQIKMPFCTEFSFNTDNYWECYIRHMATTVYHPVGTAKMGVKEDPNSVVDYNLMVHGVKKLRVVDASVMPDIVGANTMATTLAIAEKAVDMIRKWYNVKDEL; translated from the exons ATGGACGGCCTAATCTCAAATGTGACCGCGTGGTGTCCATCGGCGTTCACCGGTGCGACGGGCGAGGTGTTCGCTGGAGCGGTAGCAGCAGTGGTTGCTGCGCACTGCGCGTTTGTCGCCGAGCCGTGGCCAGAGGATAGCACTCCTCAAATAGTGGATAAACCTACTG aactaTCGTATGACTTTATAGTAGTGGGAGCAGGGACAGCAGGTTCCCTTGTGGCCAGCCGCCTGAGCAAGCACTGGTCTGTGCTACTTCTCGAAGCCGGCGGTGACCCGGGACTGGATAGCGAG GTTCCGGCGTTTCTTTACAATAACCAGGAAACGGTAAACGATTGGAATTACAAAACTGAGCCAGACGGAACGAGCTGCCTGGGGCTTAGACACGAACGATGCACTTGGAGTAAAGGAAAAGGTATGGGCGGATCGAGTTCTACCAATGCCATGTTGTACATCACAGGACACCATGCCGACTATGACAACTGGAAAACCCTTGGGAATAAAGGCTGGGGATATGAAGATCTCTCAACATATTTTGACAAAGTCGAAAAAAAGCTTAACTTGAACGATTACACATTTAATACGAACCCATTTTACAATATCTTCGAGGAAGCTTATAAAGAACCAGGCGTATTGCCAATCGATAAATTAAGCAATGAGGCCGTTATAGGCACAAAAATAACCAAACTTCTGACAAGTAACGGGAAACGTTTGAATActgctaaaatatttataaacgaGTCTATAAACCTGCATATCATGAAAAATGCCGTAGTGCACAAGATAATTATAGACGCTGAGTCTAAAATTACCGTCGGCGTGGAGTTTCAAGTAGCCAACGGGAAAATTATGCAAATAAATGTTAGGAAAGAAGTAATACTATCCGCTGGCTCCATTGGCACACCGCAAATTCTTATGTTATCGGGAATAGGTCCTAAAAAGCATCTCGAAGAGAAAAAAATTAATCCTATAATAAACTTGCAAGTTGGTCAAAATTTGCAAGATCATATCTTCTTTCCAATATACCTAACAATTAAAGAGACTATACCAATATCTCCCGAggcatttaatttatttgtgatGCAATACATTTTAACTAGAACTGGACCGCTGTCTACGATAGGCGTCACTGATTTTATGTCTTTTATCAATACAAAACACAACAGTATTCCCAACGTCCAATTTCATCACATGTACATTCCTAAAAACGACCAGTTAATGTTGAAGAATTATATGAACAAGACAGGATATAAAGCGGAAGTCATAGAAGCAGTGGCAAAGTTAAATGAAGACTATGAATTGATTGGACTTTATCCTACTTTGCTGCACCCAAAATCCAAAGGTGAAGTATTATTGGCTGACAATAATCCTACATCGAAGCCCATCATCAAACcacattattttaaaagtccAGATGATTTAAAACAACTAATCGAAGGTGTAAGATTTGTACCTAAATTGCAGAATACTAATGTCTTTAAGGCCCTTAATGCAAAACTTGTCCAAATTAAGATGCCATTTTGCACAGAATTCTCGTTTAACACTGATAATTACTGGGAGTGTTACATAAGACACATGGCAACCACTGTATACCATCCAGTTGGAACTGCAAAGATGGGCGTGAAGGAAGATCCAAATTCCGTAGTGGATTATAACTTGATGGTACATGGAGTGAAGAAACTAAGAGTCGTGGATGCCAGCGTGATGCCAGATATAGTGGGAGCTAACACGATGGCAACAACCTTAGCGATTGCTGAAAAAGCTGTAGATATGATAAGAAAATGGTACAATGTAAAAGATGAATTGTGA
- the LOC134657042 gene encoding glucose dehydrogenase [FAD, quinone]-like encodes MWACDASLTSTILGSYQAAGPLFVQALETFFAAHCALVGDHVWPADATEALLEDPNYDFIVVGAGSAGSVVANRLSEVPEWKVLLVEAGGNPTLATEAPQLAYSNLGTAEDWNYRPESQEGACRAYKGQQCTWPRGKTLGGCSSINFMFYIRGNKLDYDEWAADGNYGWDYDSVLPYFKKSENFTGPLDDINVNYHSTGGYLNVEKSPMHPFERFLLKAASEMGIEVKEDLNTENQIGIAKSYTTTKDGIRHSTARAFLNPIKNRPNLHVVKNALATKILFKPSSNIVDGIVIKKDGQDIVVKVKKEVILSGGAINSPQLLLLSGIGPQKHLKNLDIDVIADLPVGENLQDHVFSVIYFKALTDEKQSIFSSKENIVKHFSEFVLQQSGIFADVSPHLITGFVNTTDSAATSPDMQYHYLFFPPSIKNVVDMFTKHNFNDEFRDYVAEINKENTILLAYNVVLQPKSKGRILLKSKNPEEHPLIYANYFDNYDDMRTLIRGIKQTLELANTNAFKEAGFEVMWPKLNACDSYVQASDEYLECFVRELTLSLYHPTSTTKMGPDDDESAVVNPELKVRKIKGLRVIDASIMPKIVRGNTNAPTIMIGEKGADLIKKNWLHEHNEL; translated from the exons ATGTGGGCGTGTGATGCCTCATTGACGTCGACCATCCTCGGCAGCTACCAGGCCGCTGGGCCCCTGTTCGTGCAAGCTTTGGAGACATTCTTCGCTGCCCACTGTGCGCTCGTCGGAGACCATGTTTGGCCGGCTGACGCTACAGAGGCTCTTCTTGAAG ATCCAAATTACGACTTCATAGTAGTTGGTGCTGGGTCAGCCGGGTCGGTAGTTGCCAACCGCCTCAGCGAAGTACCGGAATGGAAAGTGCTGCTGGTTGAGGCGGGCGGGAACCCTACTTTAGCTACTGAG GCACCCCAACTGGCTTATTCAAACCTTGGAACTGCAGAAGACTGGAACTACCGACCTGAATCTCAAGAAGGCGCTTGCCGAGCGTACAAGGGACAACAATGTACTTGGCCACGGGGAAAAACTCTGGGAGGATGCAGCAGTATCAATTTCATGTTCTACATAAGAGGAAATAAACTTGACTACGACGAGTGGGCTGCCGACGGAAACTATGGCTGGGACTATGATAGTGTTTTACCATATTTTAAAAAGAGTGAAAATTTTACCGGGCCCTTGGATGACATAAATGTTAACTATCACAGTACTGGAGGATATCTAAATGTAGAGAAATCTCCAATGCATCCGTTCGAACGTTTTCTTTTAAAAGCTGCTTCGGAAATGGGAATTGAAGTGAAAGAAGATTTGAATACAGAAAATCAAATAGGAATTGCAAAAAGTTATACAACTACAAAAGATGGCATAAGACACAGCACAGCAAGGGCATTTTTAAATCCTATAAAAAACAGACCAAATTTGCATGTGGTCAAAAACGCATTAGCAACTAAGATTTTATTTAAACCTTCCTCCAACATTGTTGACGGGATAGTGATAAAAAAAGATGGCCAAGATATTGTCGTGAAAGTTAAAAAAGAAGTAATCTTGTCAGGAGGTGCAATCAATAGCCCACAACTACTTCTTTTATCTGGAATAGGACCGCAAAAGCACTTAAAGAACTTAGATATAGACGTTATTGCTGATTTACCAGTAGGAGAAAATTTGCAAGATCATGTGTTTTCTGTCATCTATTTTAAAGCGCTGACTGATGAAAAACAATCCATTTTCAGCTCTAAAGAAAACATCGTTAAACATTTTAGTGAATTTGTGTTACAACAGTCTGGAATATTCGCAGATGTCAGCCCTCATTTGATTACAGGTTTTGTAAATACAACAGATTCTGCGGCCACCAGTCCTGATATGCAATATCATTATTTATTCTTTCCTCCGAGTATAAAAAATGTAGTGGACATGTTTACGAAACACAACTTCAATGACGAATTCCGTGACTACGTGGCTGAAATAAATAAGGAAAATACTATTTTGTTAGCTTATAACGTAGTTCTTCAACCAAAATCTAAAGGACGGATCCTTCTTAAAAGCAAAAATCCAGAAGAGCACCCTCTTATTTACGCTAATTATTTCGATAATTATGATGATATGCGTACGCTTATTAGAGGAATTAAGCAAACTTTGGAGTTAGCCAATACTAATGCTTTCAAGGAAGCTGGTTTTGAAGTAATGTGGCCTAAGTTAAACGCTTGTGATTCATATGTCCAAGCTAGTGACGAGTATTTGGAATGTTTTGTAAGAGAGCTTACTTTATCGTTATATCATCCAACCAGTACTACAAAAATGGGTCCTGACGATGATGAAAGTGCAGTCGTCAATCCTGAGTTGAAAGTTCGAAAAATAAAAGGTTTGAGAGTTATAGACGCTAGTATCATGCCAAAAATTGTAAGAGGGAATACAAACGCGCCAACTATAATGATAGGCGAGAAAGGAGCTGATTTAATTAAGAAAAACTGGCTGCATGAGCATAATGAACTGTGA